The Brachyspira hyodysenteriae ATCC 27164 genome includes a window with the following:
- the serS gene encoding serine--tRNA ligase, with the protein MIDVKLIRENIELVEENLRKRRSKVSLDKLKALEHERLDLLKEVEQDRAKKNESSKKIGEYMKAGNKEEAEKIKEEMKNFTESLNKKEEKLSQLEEAVNNEILYLPNMLSEDVPDGDDEKANKEIIRWGEPRKFDFEVKDHVDIAMGLDILDIERAVRMSRTRFSLMKGKGAALERALINFMLKKHTSEHGYTEYVPPILVNGRTMTGTGQLPKFEEDLFKTTDDPALYLIPTAEVPLTNIYREEIIPENMLPLYCTAYTPCFRSEAGSYGRDMRGLIRQHQFDKVELVKICAADKSKEEHEKMLKDAESILQALELPYRVVVLSSGDIGNAAYKTFDIEVWLPSQNMYREISSVSNCWDYQARRMQMRTRRNGKTELVHTLNGSGIAVGRTWIAILENYQQADGSVIIPDALRPFTGFDKIEKAN; encoded by the coding sequence ATGATAGATGTAAAATTAATAAGAGAAAATATTGAATTAGTAGAAGAAAACTTGAGAAAGAGAAGAAGCAAAGTATCTTTAGACAAGTTAAAAGCATTAGAACATGAAAGACTAGATTTATTAAAAGAAGTAGAGCAGGACAGAGCTAAAAAAAATGAATCTTCAAAAAAAATCGGCGAATATATGAAAGCCGGCAATAAAGAAGAGGCAGAAAAAATAAAAGAAGAAATGAAAAACTTCACAGAATCCTTAAATAAAAAAGAAGAGAAGTTGTCGCAGTTGGAAGAGGCTGTTAATAATGAAATACTTTATTTGCCTAATATGCTTTCTGAAGATGTACCAGACGGAGATGATGAAAAAGCAAATAAAGAAATAATCAGATGGGGAGAGCCTCGTAAATTTGATTTTGAAGTAAAAGACCATGTTGATATAGCTATGGGTTTAGATATTCTTGATATAGAAAGAGCTGTTAGAATGTCAAGAACTCGTTTTTCACTTATGAAAGGAAAAGGTGCAGCATTAGAAAGAGCTTTAATTAACTTTATGCTTAAAAAACATACAAGCGAACATGGTTATACAGAATATGTACCTCCTATACTTGTTAATGGCAGAACTATGACAGGTACAGGTCAGCTTCCAAAATTTGAAGAGGATTTATTTAAAACTACAGATGATCCTGCTTTATATCTTATACCTACTGCAGAAGTTCCTCTTACAAATATATATAGAGAAGAAATCATACCTGAAAACATGCTTCCTTTATATTGTACTGCTTATACACCTTGTTTCCGTTCTGAAGCTGGTTCTTACGGACGTGATATGAGAGGATTAATAAGACAGCATCAATTCGATAAAGTTGAGCTAGTAAAAATATGTGCTGCTGACAAATCTAAAGAAGAGCATGAAAAAATGCTTAAAGATGCAGAAAGTATTTTACAGGCATTAGAACTTCCATACAGAGTAGTAGTTCTTTCTTCAGGAGATATAGGAAATGCCGCTTATAAAACTTTTGATATAGAAGTTTGGCTTCCTTCACAAAACATGTACAGAGAGATTTCAAGTGTAAGTAACTGTTGGGATTATCAGGCAAGAAGAATGCAGATGAGAACTAGAAGAAACGGCAAAACAGAATTAGTACATACATTAAACGGTTCAGGTATTGCTGTTGGAAGAACTTGGATTGCTATACTTGAAAATTATCAGCAGGCAGATGGAAGCGTAATAATTCCAGATGCTTTAAGACCATTTACAGGATTTGATAAGATAGAGAAAGCTAATTAA
- a CDS encoding DUF2971 domain-containing protein, with protein MNDKENKLKKIFKEIEKYNDGKHDNKIIKLCDEGLNIDRKNIRLYLHKAEALHNLGEYNDNSDYHNKAIKYFNDVIKILSEIEKDVKDNSKKLELYSLYAQIYNNIGSSYMYLIDYNKALEYFNKSIEYGFINGGVYYNRGGCYYHIAVKNNNDINNFQSAIEDLDKAEQLGFNDSNIYFLKGSSYLNLGSVKTDNFTEYLNNAINNFDFSIKLDNDNKKDAYYRKGLAYMYLALYSNNNIEYFEKSLENFNIAIGYNSTNGEYYYNRAGCYYNLALIEENINADNFQLAINDYSKAIELGFSNFEIYYSSGLAYISLGLLENNNSYFESALINFNEYLKFDKENPDIYYRIGISLNQLEKYEESLENFDKAISLNIVDSFLYYYIFSSNFSLQNYQIAIENINNFIESNLDSEVGYYNRGLCYVNLALKKDENYNKYYEMFENDFNKAIELKQNDEFMISKMGGFYYILGDYDKCLNQFNKVIEINKENDFAYYYRGLCYFYLKNYNEAVKNYDISEKYCKSYQNKLSIYDRKIEILLKLENRENEIYNLYKNVILELYKQISNDSIFYTYDLFNILSSITRNLLYIKNKIDIDENDIINNNKQIINKAIQDDFYNQQFYYEIKNDSLYNYTKVNKDTLRSVLNNTLWCSNTKNFNDPVDPFIKKNSYDKSYDYLLERIKVACLTTHNDNTLIWSHYADKHQGICIEYDINNIFDKNNIILKKISYNKKAIRFDLIKNTQNTIMLSNTKNIDNFLISPNFISNALIDNKPLDHITELFMVKSKEWEYEDEYRILFYDEENKNPNGTLINLPIKSICFGVQTSKEDKELIYNLVKSINEKNRNKNGKKYKRIKLYYAELDDNELFKINIKPYEHKK; from the coding sequence ATGAATGATAAAGAAAATAAATTAAAAAAAATTTTCAAAGAAATAGAGAAATATAATGATGGAAAACATGATAATAAAATAATAAAGTTATGCGATGAAGGTTTAAATATTGATAGAAAAAATATTAGATTATATTTACATAAAGCTGAAGCATTACATAATTTAGGAGAATATAACGATAATTCAGATTATCATAATAAAGCAATAAAATATTTTAATGATGTAATAAAAATATTATCAGAAATAGAAAAAGACGTTAAAGATAATTCAAAAAAATTAGAGTTATATAGTTTATATGCACAAATATATAATAATATAGGCTCATCTTATATGTATTTAATTGATTATAATAAAGCTCTTGAATATTTTAATAAATCTATAGAATATGGCTTTATTAATGGAGGAGTTTATTATAATAGAGGGGGATGTTATTATCATATAGCAGTCAAAAACAATAATGATATAAATAATTTTCAATCAGCAATAGAAGATTTAGATAAAGCAGAACAATTAGGATTTAATGATAGTAATATTTATTTCTTAAAAGGTTCTTCTTATTTAAATTTAGGTTCAGTCAAAACTGATAATTTTACAGAATATTTAAATAATGCTATAAATAATTTTGACTTTTCAATTAAGTTAGACAATGATAATAAAAAAGATGCATATTATAGAAAAGGATTAGCCTATATGTATTTGGCTTTATACTCAAATAATAATATAGAATATTTTGAAAAGTCTTTAGAAAATTTTAATATTGCAATAGGGTATAATTCAACAAATGGAGAATATTATTATAATAGGGCTGGTTGTTATTATAATTTAGCATTGATAGAAGAAAATATAAATGCTGATAATTTTCAACTAGCTATTAATGATTATAGTAAAGCTATAGAATTAGGCTTTAGTAATTTTGAAATATATTATAGCAGTGGATTAGCATATATTTCGTTAGGTTTATTAGAGAATAATAATTCGTATTTTGAATCGGCACTAATAAATTTTAATGAATATCTAAAATTTGATAAAGAGAATCCTGATATTTACTATAGGATAGGTATATCTCTTAATCAATTAGAAAAATATGAAGAATCTTTAGAAAATTTTGATAAAGCAATTTCTCTTAATATTGTCGATTCATTTTTATATTATTATATATTTTCATCAAATTTTAGTTTACAAAATTATCAAATTGCAATAGAAAATATAAATAATTTTATAGAATCAAATTTAGATTCAGAAGTTGGCTATTATAATAGAGGTTTATGCTATGTAAATCTAGCTTTGAAAAAAGATGAAAATTATAATAAATATTATGAAATGTTTGAAAATGATTTTAATAAAGCTATAGAATTAAAACAGAATGATGAATTTATGATTTCAAAAATGGGAGGATTTTATTATATTTTAGGAGATTATGATAAATGTTTGAATCAGTTTAATAAAGTAATTGAAATAAATAAGGAGAATGATTTTGCCTATTATTATAGAGGTTTATGTTATTTTTATTTAAAAAATTATAATGAAGCTGTTAAAAATTATGATATATCAGAAAAATATTGTAAATCTTATCAAAATAAATTAAGTATATATGATAGAAAAATAGAAATTTTATTAAAATTAGAAAATAGAGAAAATGAGATATATAATTTATATAAAAATGTAATATTAGAATTATATAAACAAATATCTAATGATTCAATTTTTTATACTTATGATTTATTTAATATATTATCATCTATAACAAGAAATTTATTATATATAAAAAATAAAATAGATATTGATGAAAATGATATTATAAACAATAATAAACAAATTATAAATAAAGCAATTCAAGATGATTTTTATAATCAACAATTTTATTATGAGATAAAAAATGATAGTTTATATAATTATACTAAAGTTAATAAAGATACTTTAAGAAGCGTACTAAATAATACTTTATGGTGTAGTAATACGAAAAATTTTAATGACCCTGTTGATCCTTTTATCAAAAAAAATAGCTATGATAAATCTTATGATTATTTACTTGAAAGAATAAAAGTAGCTTGTTTAACAACACATAATGATAATACTTTGATATGGAGTCATTATGCTGATAAACATCAAGGTATATGTATTGAATATGATATTAATAATATTTTTGATAAAAATAATATAATTTTAAAAAAAATTAGTTATAATAAAAAAGCAATAAGATTTGATCTTATAAAAAATACACAAAATACAATAATGTTATCTAACACAAAAAATATAGATAATTTTTTAATTAGCCCTAATTTCATTAGTAATGCTTTAATAGATAATAAGCCATTGGATCATATTACAGAATTATTTATGGTAAAATCAAAAGAATGGGAATATGAAGATGAATACAGAATACTTTTTTATGATGAAGAAAATAAAAATCCCAATGGAACACTTATAAATTTACCGATAAAAAGTATTTGTTTCGGAGTACAGACATCAAAAGAAGATAAAGAACTTATATACAATTTAGTAAAGTCTATAAATGAAAAGAACAGAAATAAAAACGGTAAAAAATATAAAAGAATTAAATTATACTATGCGGAACTAGATGATAATGAGCTTTTTAAGATTAATATTAAGCCTTATGAACATAAAAAATAA
- a CDS encoding MATE family efflux transporter produces the protein MSKKENILDLTECNVAKGLLILVIPMVLGNLLNVAYSTVDAIWIGQIVGSKGLAAVSISFPLTMVVTAIASGIATAVNVLIGQYFGANDKEYVTYISKVSTTVSLITALILSVLGYVFAPELMIFLNTSETIMENAVNYFRISMIGFPFVFYYTFVSALLRGIGDTVRPLIFLIISSVINIVLDPILIKGIGPMPAMGVEGAAYATVFAQAISVIVSMIYLKAKNSIVRANPLNFTFDLNITKLIIKIGLPFTLMQLISSISWLFLNKVINSYGELASASFAVAARIDALSFVPLSAILSGVGTMAAQNIGADKMYRIKEIFGTGLKISLAIALIMTALCILFPEFIIKIFVQDDNIMPYMKSYIYAGVPSTILVAIIFSANGIINASGKTFVIMLFTLFTHFLVRIPVVYLLSPKIGLWGVWISMSVSNFFNMVFHLVYYYSNKWQKNANLTLNSPSKEDN, from the coding sequence ATGTCAAAAAAAGAGAACATATTAGATTTAACAGAATGTAATGTAGCTAAAGGGCTTTTAATATTAGTTATCCCTATGGTTTTGGGTAACTTATTAAATGTGGCATACTCTACAGTCGATGCTATTTGGATAGGTCAGATTGTAGGTTCTAAAGGACTTGCAGCTGTTTCAATAAGTTTTCCTCTTACGATGGTTGTTACAGCTATAGCTTCAGGAATAGCAACTGCTGTGAATGTTTTAATAGGACAGTATTTCGGTGCCAATGATAAGGAATATGTAACATACATTTCTAAAGTTTCAACTACTGTAAGCTTAATAACTGCTTTAATATTATCAGTATTAGGATATGTATTTGCTCCTGAATTAATGATATTTTTAAATACTTCTGAAACTATAATGGAAAATGCTGTAAATTATTTTAGAATAAGCATGATTGGTTTTCCATTTGTATTCTATTACACTTTCGTTTCTGCTTTGCTTAGAGGTATAGGGGATACTGTAAGGCCTTTAATATTTTTGATAATATCTTCTGTGATAAATATAGTATTAGATCCTATTTTAATAAAAGGAATAGGACCAATGCCGGCTATGGGTGTAGAAGGCGCTGCTTATGCTACAGTATTTGCACAAGCCATATCCGTAATAGTAAGTATGATTTACTTAAAAGCAAAAAATAGTATTGTAAGGGCTAATCCGCTTAATTTCACATTTGATTTAAATATAACAAAATTAATAATAAAAATAGGTTTGCCTTTCACTCTTATGCAGCTGATATCTTCTATAAGCTGGTTATTTTTAAATAAAGTTATTAATTCTTATGGAGAATTAGCTTCAGCATCTTTTGCTGTAGCTGCTAGAATAGATGCTTTATCATTCGTACCGCTTTCTGCTATTCTTTCAGGTGTAGGAACTATGGCTGCTCAGAATATTGGTGCTGATAAAATGTATAGAATAAAAGAAATATTTGGTACCGGATTAAAAATTTCTTTAGCTATAGCATTGATTATGACTGCATTATGCATACTGTTTCCAGAGTTTATCATAAAAATATTTGTACAAGATGATAATATAATGCCGTATATGAAAAGCTATATATATGCCGGTGTGCCTTCAACAATATTAGTTGCCATTATATTTTCAGCAAATGGTATTATTAATGCTTCCGGAAAAACTTTTGTAATTATGCTGTTTACTTTATTTACTCATTTTCTAGTAAGAATTCCTGTTGTTTATTTATTATCTCCAAAAATAGGTTTATGGGGAGTGTGGATTTCTATGTCTGTTAGTAACTTCTTCAATATGGTTTTCCATTTAGTTTATTATTATTCAAATAAATGGCAAAAGAATGCCAATCTCACATTGAACTCTCCTTCTAAAGAGGATAATTAG
- the modA gene encoding molybdate ABC transporter substrate-binding protein yields MKINKIKAILYFMALIFLFSCSNFKKEEKDIIIFASASLMNPLSEICTNYEKETGKKIGCSFDSSGRLRKQIQSGAYADLYFSASAREMNALKSIDFLYNDSITNVLKNDIVLVMPKDSDIHLDSFWDLTNDYIEKIAVGESMTSSIGEYTEEILKKFNIYDIISEKIIFGKDTKEVIDLVKNDKIDCGIVYITEAILNNNNNLQIAAEPKTHTDIIYSIAVLKKSLKEKEARDFISYLCSEKNLNILKDYGFGIVI; encoded by the coding sequence ATGAAAATCAATAAAATAAAAGCAATTTTATATTTTATGGCATTAATATTCTTATTTTCATGTTCGAATTTCAAAAAAGAAGAAAAAGATATTATTATATTTGCTTCTGCTAGTTTAATGAATCCGTTAAGTGAAATATGTACTAATTATGAAAAGGAAACAGGTAAAAAAATAGGCTGTTCATTCGATTCATCAGGAAGACTAAGAAAACAGATACAATCCGGAGCTTATGCTGATTTATATTTTTCAGCTTCTGCTAGGGAAATGAATGCATTAAAGAGTATAGATTTTTTATATAATGACAGTATAACAAATGTTCTTAAAAATGATATAGTATTAGTTATGCCAAAAGATTCAGATATTCATCTTGACTCTTTTTGGGATTTAACTAATGATTATATAGAGAAGATAGCTGTTGGAGAATCTATGACTTCTTCTATAGGAGAATATACGGAAGAAATATTAAAAAAATTTAACATATATGATATCATTTCGGAGAAAATTATATTCGGTAAAGACACTAAAGAAGTAATTGATTTAGTAAAAAATGATAAAATAGACTGCGGTATAGTTTATATAACAGAAGCTATACTTAATAATAATAATAATTTACAAATAGCTGCCGAACCTAAAACTCATACAGATATAATTTATAGTATTGCTGTGTTAAAAAAATCTTTAAAAGAGAAAGAGGCAAGAGATTTCATTAGTTATTTATGTTCAGAAAAAAATCTTAATATATTAAAAGATTATGGATTTGGAATTGTTATATAG
- a CDS encoding MATE family efflux transporter has protein sequence MYLIKFSFILFVSNILQYLYSIIDIIFISHIVGDYGVVALGNSASLMFIITSVSLGLSIGGSIIISKYKGANDTIKYHQSISTLLFLSALFSIIISVLGIIFSKHILIFMNVPKESFNYAYDYIRIIFSGVFFIFLYGSISSIIKSSGKEKVSLYFIIVASITNILLDFLFVYVLKLSVKGAALATVISQALSFLLSLYFIRKDIIFNIDIKIIKELIYVSFPCIFQMLIINISFFIINIMMNKYDVITGFTIGLKINTFIGMISWSIGEALSILVSKSMGKRDYIKIKNTVIFAVFFNIAVTMTAVLFIHIFAKNIIAIFYNGDDKTINDIIFYLRVCASFNGMTYALMYILDSFLIGIQKSYLAFINSFIDSIIFKVILSMILEISIGFIGIYISIAVSSVAPSFIGIIYFLMFINKYKLNKY, from the coding sequence ATGTATTTAATAAAATTTTCATTTATACTATTTGTTTCAAATATACTTCAATATTTATATAGTATTATAGATATAATATTTATTTCGCATATAGTTGGAGATTATGGAGTTGTAGCATTAGGAAATAGTGCTTCACTTATGTTTATTATAACTTCTGTATCATTGGGATTGTCAATAGGAGGCTCTATTATAATTTCTAAATATAAAGGAGCTAATGATACTATAAAATATCATCAAAGTATTTCAACTCTATTATTTTTATCAGCCTTATTTTCTATCATAATATCAGTATTAGGTATAATATTTTCAAAACATATATTAATATTTATGAATGTACCTAAAGAGTCTTTTAATTATGCTTATGACTATATTAGAATAATTTTTTCTGGTGTGTTTTTTATTTTCTTATATGGTTCTATATCATCAATAATAAAATCAAGCGGAAAAGAGAAAGTATCATTATACTTTATAATTGTCGCTTCTATAACTAATATACTATTAGACTTTTTATTTGTATATGTTTTAAAATTATCAGTAAAAGGTGCTGCCCTTGCTACTGTAATATCACAGGCTTTAAGTTTTTTATTATCATTATATTTTATAAGAAAGGATATAATTTTTAATATAGATATAAAAATAATAAAAGAATTGATATATGTATCTTTTCCCTGCATATTTCAAATGCTCATTATAAATATTTCTTTTTTTATTATAAATATAATGATGAATAAATATGATGTAATAACAGGTTTTACTATAGGACTTAAGATTAATACTTTTATTGGTATGATATCATGGTCTATAGGAGAGGCTTTAAGTATATTGGTTTCAAAAAGCATGGGAAAAAGAGATTATATTAAAATAAAAAATACTGTTATATTTGCCGTATTTTTTAATATTGCTGTTACTATGACGGCTGTTTTATTTATACATATATTTGCTAAAAACATTATAGCTATATTTTATAATGGAGATGACAAAACGATAAATGATATTATATTTTATTTGAGAGTTTGTGCTTCATTTAATGGTATGACATATGCTCTTATGTATATACTTGACAGCTTTTTAATAGGAATTCAAAAATCATATTTAGCTTTTATTAACTCTTTTATAGATTCAATTATTTTTAAAGTGATATTATCTATGATATTAGAAATTAGTATTGGTTTTATAGGGATATATATTTCTATAGCTGTATCAAGTGTTGCACCATCTTTTATAGGTATAATTTACTTTTTAATGTTTATCAATAAATATAAATTAAATAAATATTAA
- a CDS encoding MATE family efflux transporter, giving the protein MEKDKMLELTEGNVNKGLINLVIPMILGNLLNIAYNIVDTIWIGQMIGPKGLGAIAVSFPIILILMAIASGVTVASNILIGQYFGANDKDSVIYVSRVSTTISLITALALAIIGYIFAPAMMRFLNTADSIMEYSVSYFRISMIGFPFMFYYFLVSALLRGIGDTVRPLIFLAISSVLNLILDPLMIKGIGPFPAMGLDGAAYATAFSQFVSVAVSMIYLKMKNSIVKANPFDFAFDLNITKLMFRIGLPFAAMQLIVSVSWLFLNRLINTYGESASASVAVSMRVDSLSFLPLLALSAGIATMTAQNIGAGKMERVKEIFKAGMMLSVGISAFMAIFSVLFPELIVRMFTKDMSVLKYTKSYIYVVMPSIIMLAVMFTANGVINGAGKTFMLMLFAFCAHIIIRVPLAYMISPQMELWGIWTAMAIGNFFSMTFSLLYYFSNKWKKDANIASHSAAEHNI; this is encoded by the coding sequence ATGGAAAAAGATAAGATGTTGGAGCTTACAGAAGGTAATGTAAACAAAGGACTTATAAACTTAGTTATACCTATGATATTAGGAAACCTTTTAAATATTGCATATAATATAGTTGATACTATTTGGATTGGTCAGATGATAGGCCCTAAAGGACTTGGTGCTATTGCTGTTAGTTTCCCAATAATATTGATACTTATGGCTATAGCTTCAGGTGTTACAGTAGCATCCAATATTTTAATAGGACAGTATTTCGGTGCTAATGATAAGGATTCCGTAATATATGTTTCAAGAGTTTCTACTACTATAAGTTTGATAACTGCTTTAGCTTTGGCTATTATAGGATATATATTTGCTCCTGCTATGATGAGATTTTTAAATACTGCAGATAGTATAATGGAATATTCAGTAAGCTATTTCAGAATAAGCATGATAGGTTTTCCATTTATGTTTTATTATTTTTTAGTATCTGCTTTGCTTAGAGGAATAGGCGATACTGTAAGACCTTTAATATTTTTGGCTATTTCTTCTGTATTAAATTTAATATTAGACCCGCTTATGATAAAAGGAATAGGGCCTTTTCCTGCTATGGGACTTGACGGTGCTGCTTATGCTACAGCTTTCTCCCAATTTGTTTCAGTTGCTGTAAGTATGATATATTTAAAAATGAAAAATAGTATTGTAAAAGCCAATCCTTTTGACTTTGCATTTGATTTGAATATCACTAAATTGATGTTTAGAATAGGGCTTCCATTTGCTGCTATGCAGTTAATAGTATCTGTAAGCTGGTTATTTTTAAATAGACTTATAAATACTTACGGAGAATCAGCATCAGCTTCAGTTGCTGTATCTATGAGAGTGGATTCTTTATCATTTCTTCCGCTTTTAGCATTATCTGCCGGTATTGCCACTATGACAGCTCAAAATATAGGTGCTGGAAAAATGGAGAGAGTAAAGGAAATATTTAAAGCTGGAATGATGCTTTCTGTAGGAATATCTGCATTTATGGCTATTTTTTCTGTATTGTTTCCTGAACTTATTGTAAGAATGTTTACTAAAGATATGAGCGTTTTGAAATATACAAAAAGCTATATTTATGTTGTTATGCCTTCTATAATAATGCTTGCTGTAATGTTTACTGCTAATGGTGTTATTAATGGAGCTGGTAAAACTTTTATGCTTATGCTGTTTGCTTTTTGTGCTCATATAATAATCAGAGTGCCTCTTGCATATATGATATCTCCTCAAATGGAATTATGGGGTATATGGACTGCTATGGCTATAGGTAACTTTTTCAGTATGACTTTCAGCTTACTATACTATTTTTCAAACAAATGGAAAAAAGATGCAAATATAGCCTCTCATTCCGCAGCTGAACATAATATATAA
- a CDS encoding NAD(P)-dependent alcohol dehydrogenase: MLLDKNLEEANSGQRINAKGYAVHSKTDTFKPFEFSRHSMGDNDILIEIMYAGICHSDIHSARSEWHEGIYPMVPGHEIAGKVVAVGKNVTKFKVGDYAGVGCMVNSCGECEACKRSHEQFCERGQTVLTYDCKDHFHNDEPTYGGYSNNIVVSEKFAITVPKDAPMEKVAPLLCAGITTYSPLKFSGVKEGDVVGVAGFGGLGSMAVKYAVNMGAQVYVFARNDKKKKEALEMGAKDLFTSTKDVPVRFDLIISTIPTGYDVNNYVDLLKYGGEMAIVGLPPAELKQSIDLARLIFSGGKKVYGSMIGGIKETQEMLDFSLKHKIYPETEIIAANQIDEAYQKLTTGQAKFRYVIDMKTL, encoded by the coding sequence ATGTTACTTGATAAAAACTTAGAAGAAGCTAATTCAGGACAGAGAATAAATGCTAAAGGTTATGCTGTACATAGCAAAACAGATACTTTTAAACCATTTGAATTTTCAAGACATTCTATGGGCGATAATGATATATTAATAGAAATAATGTATGCCGGAATATGCCATAGTGATATACACTCAGCAAGAAGCGAATGGCATGAAGGAATATACCCTATGGTTCCGGGACATGAAATTGCAGGAAAGGTTGTAGCAGTAGGAAAAAATGTTACTAAGTTTAAAGTAGGAGACTATGCAGGCGTAGGCTGTATGGTAAACTCATGCGGAGAATGTGAAGCATGCAAAAGAAGCCATGAACAATTCTGCGAAAGAGGTCAAACTGTATTAACCTATGACTGTAAAGACCATTTCCATAATGATGAACCTACTTACGGAGGATACTCAAATAATATAGTAGTAAGCGAGAAATTTGCTATTACTGTACCAAAAGATGCACCAATGGAAAAAGTAGCCCCATTACTATGTGCAGGAATCACAACTTATTCTCCTTTAAAATTCTCAGGAGTAAAAGAAGGAGATGTAGTAGGTGTTGCAGGTTTCGGAGGACTTGGCTCTATGGCTGTAAAATATGCTGTTAATATGGGTGCTCAAGTTTATGTATTTGCTAGAAATGATAAGAAAAAAAAAGAAGCTTTGGAAATGGGAGCTAAAGATTTATTTACTTCTACAAAAGATGTTCCTGTACGTTTCGATTTAATCATATCTACAATTCCTACTGGTTATGATGTTAACAATTATGTTGATCTATTGAAATACGGCGGAGAAATGGCTATAGTAGGACTTCCTCCTGCAGAATTGAAACAAAGCATAGATTTGGCAAGATTAATATTCTCAGGCGGAAAAAAAGTTTATGGTTCTATGATAGGCGGTATTAAAGAAACTCAAGAGATGTTAGACTTCTCATTAAAGCATAAAATTTATCCTGAAACAGAAATTATTGCTGCAAATCAAATTGATGAAGCATATCAAAAACTTACAACAGGTCAGGCAAAATTCAGATATGTAATAGATATGAAAACTCTTTGA